The Thermoproteales archaeon DNA segment CTTGTTCTTTTGCTAACTGAAGGTTTCGCGTTGAAGATGGATTTATGGACTGTTACGGCGTTTGGAGCAGTATTGGGATTCGCTATAACCTATCCAGCTTCGAATACTGCCTCAACTATTATATCGGCGCCAATAGCTGCTACCATGTCAATAGCTGCTGGAATAAATCCTGTACCAGCAGTTATAGCAACTGGCCTTGCATGTTCAATTTCTAGCGCTTTACCGAGTACGACGCCACCGATGGCGATAGTTTACGGATCAAAGTATATTAAGCTATGGAACATGTTTAAGGTAGGAATGGTGGCAGATTTTCTGAGGCTCGTAATATTACTATTGTTGACTCCTTACCTGACTATGCTACTAATGCAGGTGAAAAGTATACCGCTATATCTACCCTAATTAACTACTATATCGCTTACTATCTTTCTAAGCTCAACAGCTACTTTTTCAGGTGCTACTCTCGCAACTCTACACGAGTCCAGCATTTCTATACCGCCTATACGCTCGAACGGTATGATATCTATGAAAAGGTGAAATAGTGAGTTGTAGCCTATAGGGTTAGAGTACACCAGTAAATTTCTGTGAGAACTAACTCCTAATGCGTCTAACCCTTTCGATATTCTTATTAAAATTTCAGCTAAACCTTCTAGTTCTATCTCGTCTAGGTCTGTAAATCTTTCAACGTGTCTTTTCGGCGTTACTCTCAAATGATAATTTCTGCGTGGTGAAAGCGATGTCCATGCCAGCCAAGTGCTATTTTCGTATACTATTCTACCATCATGTTTACTAGTGCATAGATAGCATATCCCTCTTCTCTTCATTTCATCAAATGCTTGCAAAATCTGCTCCATGAAAGCTCCATGACCGTCAAGGTTAAGATCGATGTATATTTGCGAGTGTAGTCTTGGCTGGCTGCCTCCAGCCATAACACCTATGTTGAAAAACGGATATACCGGAACTAACGTGAAACCTTTTTTCTTGGCAGCATCAGCCACGCTAAGTATGGAGTTCTTCATAGATTTTAGGATCGCAAGTAAGTCTTTAAGTCTAACATCGCTAAGCGTTTCGCTATAGTTAACAGGGAACGTGACTAAGTTTATTCCATAAGCTATTCGCGTGAACTCGTCTTCAATCGCTGATTTCACCTCGTCTAGTATCTCCCTGTCTATATACCTTACTGTCGCAGGATAGCGGTTTATTATAGTTGCAACTCTACTATCTTCTATGTTTAAACATTCTGGAGTCAGAGAGAAAGGATCGCTTCTCCGCACACAGTCAATGTCAACAAATATAGCGTAGTCGTTGCCCTCTATTATAGGTTTGAAAACATCTTTAGCCCTTTTTTGATTTTTCATTTTCTCTTCGCTTATAGGTCTGGCCCCCCTTATCGGGCTTATATACGAAAAATGCCCTTTACGCTTGCCAATGCCTACGAGTTTCCTGCTAATCTCATCGTATAATTTAATTTCAACCGAGGTTAGAGGATCCCATCTCTTGCGTGGAATATACCTTACGTATTCTGGTGAAAAGTTATACTTTGTTATTATACCCCAGTGCATAAAAGGTATTTTTTCGAGTTTCATGACAGAATAAGGCCTCTTTTCTGTCGATAGGTTCGTCATGAGTATTCAAGTTATCCCTTTAGCTAACATCGATATATAAGGATTTAGTAAAGAAAACGTCAGCTATCGTTATCTCCTTTTTCTATTTTATAAGGAATAGAAAGCTGAATTGATCTTCTATGTTTTAGATAAAACTCGTAACATTCAGCCATCATATCATCGGTGATACTTGGACTGGTCGACTCGATAATCGTGACTAAATCAGCATAAGTTACCTCTGGATCACCGCCTTGTAATGATCGCTTAGCAGCTCTCATTTTTGCCTCGTTGCAAATATAAACTATGTCGGCAGCTGAAAAACCTTGAGTTAGTTCAGCTAGCCTTTCGTAATCTAGGTTTTTAATAGCTACATTTTCTAGTTCTTTTTTGAACAACTCCATTCTTGCAGCCTTGGTGGGTGGGGGTATGTAAAGTATTTTATCAAATCGGCCAGGTCTAAGTAGCGCCGGATCCATACTTGAAGGTTTATTTGTTGCAGCAAGTATCACGACGTTTTTTAAATTTCTGATACCATCCATCTCGACTAAGAATTGTGCTAGAAGCCTACGGGTTTTCTCGGAAGACTCTGAACGAGAAGGAACTAAAGCATCTATTTCGTCTAGGAAGATTATAGCTGGCGCGTTTTCTCTAGCTCTGGCAAAGATCTTTTTAACATTTTGCTCGGGGTTATCACCTACTGTTATCTCGCTGCACTGTACTTCGATGAACTGCACTTGAAGCTCGTTAGCTACAGCTCTAGCTAACATTGTTTTTCCGCATCCTGGAGGGCCAAAAAGTAGTATACCCCTGGGCTGCCGTATGTTATATTTCTCTAGAAGTTCTGGATGCTTTAAAGGTATTATGATGCTGTCCAATATTTCCGATTTAGCATATTCGAGATCAACTATATCATCCAGCCTTACGGGAGAGATAAGAGATTCTCTATGGGCGGTAGTTTTAACTCTCTCATAATCCATTCTAAACTTCTCGTATTTCTCTAACATTTCGTAGGTTATGCTGGGCTTAAATCTTCTGATTACAGCTATAAAATCTCCAAGCCCAATTAGTCTTTTCCTACCTTTTATAGAATCTCTTGCAGCTCTTCTAGCAG contains these protein-coding regions:
- a CDS encoding HIT domain-containing protein, with the translated sequence MKLEKIPFMHWGIITKYNFSPEYVRYIPRKRWDPLTSVEIKLYDEISRKLVGIGKRKGHFSYISPIRGARPISEEKMKNQKRAKDVFKPIIEGNDYAIFVDIDCVRRSDPFSLTPECLNIEDSRVATIINRYPATVRYIDREILDEVKSAIEDEFTRIAYGINLVTFPVNYSETLSDVRLKDLLAILKSMKNSILSVADAAKKKGFTLVPVYPFFNIGVMAGGSQPRLHSQIYIDLNLDGHGAFMEQILQAFDEMKRRGICYLCTSKHDGRIVYENSTWLAWTSLSPRRNYHLRVTPKRHVERFTDLDEIELEGLAEILIRISKGLDALGVSSHRNLLVYSNPIGYNSLFHLFIDIIPFERIGGIEMLDSCRVARVAPEKVAVELRKIVSDIVVN